One window from the genome of [Clostridium] celerecrescens 18A encodes:
- a CDS encoding ABC transporter substrate-binding protein, with translation MKFRSALRRGVAFSLAAMMVLGTAGCGASDNTKASADSNKADTTQKADSDKPYDGVTVKWALTDNAATGAETKEMVDLIKEKTGINVEFFITPTSKAGEMDKVLVSLMAGEEMDIVNRTPLQLEEFYKAAVLEPMDEFAKADNYDMETVYGGQTVKFEDQTYAIPAEKDIWLTYYNKKIFDEANIPYPTAEGWTWEKYVETAEKLNNPDNNVWGSFMSDDVACNYLQANQKGVSPYKADGTANFDDPAYADAMKWFYSLGNELKIQPNCLDLASGTYPYNSFMVNGNIGMYVYGGWVASALSDKEKYPRDWELGILPMPYPEGSEPSSLTITNCYAIPKTSKNKEAAFEAIKTICENKYTLGYGRVPAKILTEDEAKSYIESSLLPKFKDDNLTVEDFMAGWFDNSRLYLNEKIMGTADTTIGQIYTEEGQLYGQGQKSLEDTMKSIQERANEAIKEAE, from the coding sequence ATGAAATTTAGAAGTGCATTAAGACGAGGCGTTGCGTTCAGCCTGGCTGCAATGATGGTTTTAGGTACTGCCGGATGTGGAGCTTCCGATAATACTAAGGCCAGTGCGGACAGTAATAAAGCGGATACCACTCAAAAAGCTGACAGCGACAAGCCATACGATGGTGTAACGGTAAAATGGGCACTGACAGATAACGCTGCAACTGGCGCTGAAACAAAAGAGATGGTAGACTTAATCAAAGAAAAAACAGGCATTAATGTAGAGTTTTTCATTACACCTACTTCAAAAGCCGGTGAAATGGACAAGGTGCTTGTAAGCTTAATGGCTGGCGAAGAAATGGACATTGTAAACAGAACTCCGCTTCAATTAGAAGAATTCTACAAAGCTGCCGTTTTAGAGCCAATGGATGAGTTTGCAAAAGCAGATAATTATGATATGGAGACCGTATATGGTGGTCAAACCGTAAAATTTGAAGATCAGACATATGCAATTCCAGCAGAAAAAGATATCTGGCTGACCTATTATAACAAGAAGATTTTTGATGAAGCAAACATTCCATATCCTACCGCAGAAGGCTGGACATGGGAAAAATATGTGGAGACTGCCGAAAAGCTTAACAATCCTGATAACAATGTCTGGGGCTCCTTTATGAGCGATGATGTTGCATGCAACTATTTGCAGGCAAACCAGAAGGGCGTATCCCCTTATAAGGCAGATGGAACTGCTAATTTTGATGATCCGGCATATGCGGATGCTATGAAGTGGTTCTATAGCCTGGGCAATGAATTAAAGATCCAGCCTAACTGCCTGGATCTGGCTTCCGGTACATATCCATATAACTCCTTTATGGTAAACGGAAACATCGGTATGTACGTATACGGCGGCTGGGTAGCAAGCGCCTTATCTGATAAGGAAAAATACCCAAGAGACTGGGAACTGGGAATTCTTCCAATGCCTTATCCGGAAGGCTCCGAACCATCTTCCCTGACAATTACTAACTGCTATGCGATTCCTAAGACCTCTAAGAACAAAGAAGCAGCATTTGAAGCAATTAAAACAATCTGCGAAAACAAATATACTTTAGGTTATGGACGCGTTCCTGCAAAGATCTTAACAGAGGACGAAGCAAAATCCTATATTGAAAGCAGCCTGCTTCCTAAATTTAAAGATGACAACTTAACCGTAGAAGATTTTATGGCAGGCTGGTTTGACAACAGCAGACTGTATTTAAATGAAAAAATCATGGGTACCGCTGATACAACCATCGGACAGATCTACACCGAGGAAGGTCAGTTATACGGACAGGGACAAAAGTCACTGGAAGACACCATGAAGTCCATTCAGGAAAGAGCGAATGAGGCAATAAAAGAAGCAGAGTAA
- a CDS encoding carbohydrate ABC transporter permease: MKSKKKSLKIALTVFILLIGLASNFPFLFMISSSFKVSGEVMRFPWHLIPDNPTMMNFKALFTNGIYNFQKWYFNTVVMTALTIAIKIFFVSFTAYGFARIKFRGKDVIFLILLSAMMIPSDIMIIPRYMIFKNLHILDSMWALILPSCVDVYFVFLLRQSFISIPDSISEAAKIDGCSHLRIYWKIIFPLAKPAIATMALFSFTWSWNDYMGPYLYISTMDKQMLSVGVKLFSSGLIQDYGAQMAAATVVLLPILVAFLFCQKFFIEGVASSGVKG; encoded by the coding sequence TTTTCCGTTTCTGTTCATGATCTCCTCTTCCTTTAAGGTCAGCGGAGAGGTCATGAGGTTTCCATGGCATTTGATTCCGGATAACCCTACCATGATGAACTTTAAAGCATTGTTTACAAACGGCATTTATAACTTTCAGAAATGGTATTTTAATACGGTGGTCATGACGGCACTTACCATTGCGATCAAGATATTTTTTGTCAGCTTTACGGCATATGGATTTGCAAGAATTAAATTCAGGGGAAAAGACGTAATCTTTCTCATACTCCTGTCAGCCATGATGATCCCCAGCGACATTATGATCATACCAAGATATATGATCTTTAAAAATCTTCATATACTGGATAGCATGTGGGCGCTGATCCTGCCAAGCTGTGTGGATGTGTATTTTGTATTTCTGCTGCGTCAGTCCTTTATTTCGATTCCGGACTCCATCAGTGAAGCGGCAAAAATTGACGGATGCAGCCATTTGCGGATTTACTGGAAAATCATTTTCCCATTGGCAAAACCAGCCATTGCAACCATGGCTCTGTTTTCTTTTACCTGGTCCTGGAATGACTATATGGGGCCGTATCTGTACATATCAACGATGGATAAGCAGATGCTTTCCGTTGGAGTGAAGCTGTTCTCCTCCGGACTGATCCAGGATTACGGCGCTCAGATGGCAGCAGCAACGGTAGTTCTTTTGCCGATTTTGGTTGCTTTCCTGTTCTGCCAGAAATTTTTCATCGAAGGTGTTGCTTCCTCCGGTGTAAAGGGATAA
- a CDS encoding glycoside hydrolase family 88 protein, translated as MQTKETLETYEAITIEEAHHALDHVVAGIRNNISTFYDSFPGASSINQIYPATENNDWTNGFWTGQLWLSYEQTKEAAFKEAALYQVPGFQERLIKRIVVDHHDMGFLYTPSCVAAYKLTGDNLARETALMAADNLMGRFQEKGEFFQAWGTLGDPKEYRLIIDCLLNMPLLFWASEETKDSKYRETALRHIRTSMNCVVRDDSSTYHTYYFDPETGNPVRGVTAQGYRDGSIWARGQAWGIYGSAIAYKYCPDPMYIESFRKITACFLEHLPKDLVPYWDFDFTDGSGEPRDSSSAAIAACGMLEMAKYLEPEEAKDLLQQAKRLVKALTKHCLFHSGENTNGILLHSTYAKSSPYNTVKDSGVDECTLWGDYFYTEALVRIIGQWKVYW; from the coding sequence ATGCAGACAAAGGAAACACTTGAAACATATGAGGCAATTACCATAGAGGAAGCGCATCATGCGCTGGATCATGTGGTCGCCGGCATTAGAAATAATATTTCAACATTTTATGACAGTTTCCCGGGGGCAAGCAGTATAAACCAGATATATCCTGCCACAGAAAATAATGACTGGACCAACGGATTTTGGACCGGACAGCTGTGGCTTTCATATGAACAGACAAAGGAGGCGGCTTTTAAGGAAGCCGCCCTTTATCAAGTCCCAGGCTTTCAGGAACGGCTGATTAAAAGAATTGTAGTAGACCATCATGATATGGGCTTTTTATATACCCCCTCCTGTGTGGCTGCTTATAAACTTACTGGCGACAATCTGGCAAGGGAAACTGCTCTGATGGCAGCAGATAACCTGATGGGGCGGTTTCAGGAGAAAGGAGAATTCTTTCAGGCCTGGGGAACGCTTGGGGATCCTAAGGAATACCGGTTAATTATTGATTGTCTTTTAAATATGCCGCTGTTATTTTGGGCGTCTGAGGAAACGAAGGATTCAAAATACCGTGAAACTGCACTACGCCATATTCGAACCAGCATGAACTGTGTAGTCCGTGATGACTCTTCTACATACCATACCTATTATTTTGACCCGGAGACAGGAAATCCGGTCCGCGGAGTAACGGCTCAAGGGTATAGAGACGGTTCCATATGGGCCAGAGGCCAGGCGTGGGGAATCTATGGCTCAGCAATCGCTTATAAATATTGCCCCGATCCAATGTATATTGAAAGCTTTCGAAAGATAACCGCGTGTTTTCTGGAGCATTTACCAAAGGATCTGGTTCCTTATTGGGATTTTGATTTTACCGATGGCAGTGGGGAACCGAGAGATTCTTCTTCCGCAGCAATAGCAGCATGCGGTATGCTTGAGATGGCAAAATATCTGGAACCAGAGGAAGCAAAGGATCTATTGCAGCAGGCGAAACGTTTAGTAAAGGCACTGACAAAGCACTGCTTATTCCATTCCGGCGAAAATACCAACGGAATATTGCTTCATTCCACCTATGCCAAAAGTTCTCCCTATAACACGGTAAAGGATAGCGGAGTTGATGAATGTACCCTGTGGGGGGATTACTTTTATACAGAAGCACTTGTACGGATCATAGGACAGTGGAAGGTCTACTGGTAG
- a CDS encoding alpha-L-fucosidase has translation MRLDERLITIVPSDRQVMLQKTEFYAFFHFTVNTFTGTEWGYGTESPEVFNPDQMDADQWIQAIKAAGMKGTILTCKHHDGFCLWPSKYTDHSVKYSPYGDGKGDIVKEVSDACKKAGLKFGIYLSPWDRNQETYGQGKAYDDYFVAQLTELLTGYGDIFSVWFDGACGEGPNGKKQVYDWQRYYDTVRNYMPDACISVSGPDVRWCGNEAGDTRPSEWSVVPADLSVAERIAAFSQHTDDPSFRQRVISSMEEDLGSRERLAEEQHLIWYPAEVDVSIRPGWFYHPEEDDKVRSLENLIDIYEKSVGGNTTLLLNIPPMPNGLLHEEDVNRLQELGKEIQKRYGTNLAEEAEILVKEENEWNSVKSVYTDDYETCYHGNGPKTEFKISWNTPQKISAVILKENILKSQRIEAFEILSMRNGSPVSIFKGTTVGYKKIARFPQIESDILIIQILDSRIEPVLSFIGIYE, from the coding sequence ATGAGATTAGATGAAAGACTTATAACCATTGTACCGTCTGACAGGCAGGTCATGCTGCAGAAAACAGAATTTTATGCATTTTTTCATTTTACGGTGAATACGTTTACCGGAACGGAATGGGGATACGGAACAGAATCACCAGAAGTTTTTAATCCGGATCAAATGGATGCAGATCAATGGATACAAGCGATTAAGGCGGCAGGTATGAAAGGTACAATCCTTACCTGTAAGCACCATGACGGATTTTGTTTATGGCCCAGTAAATATACCGATCATTCCGTAAAGTACAGTCCTTATGGGGATGGAAAGGGCGATATTGTTAAAGAAGTATCAGATGCTTGTAAAAAAGCCGGTCTGAAATTTGGTATTTACCTTTCTCCATGGGACCGGAATCAGGAAACTTATGGACAGGGAAAGGCATATGATGATTATTTCGTAGCACAGCTTACAGAACTGCTTACGGGATATGGAGATATTTTTAGCGTTTGGTTTGACGGTGCCTGCGGAGAAGGTCCCAATGGTAAAAAACAGGTCTATGACTGGCAGCGTTATTACGATACCGTAAGAAACTATATGCCGGACGCCTGTATTTCCGTAAGCGGGCCTGATGTCCGATGGTGCGGCAATGAGGCAGGTGATACCCGCCCCAGTGAATGGAGTGTTGTACCGGCAGATTTATCTGTAGCAGAGCGGATAGCGGCTTTCAGCCAGCATACGGATGATCCGTCTTTCCGGCAAAGAGTCATAAGCAGTATGGAAGAGGATCTAGGAAGCAGGGAACGTTTGGCAGAAGAGCAGCACTTAATCTGGTATCCGGCAGAAGTGGATGTATCCATAAGGCCAGGCTGGTTTTATCATCCGGAAGAGGATGACAAAGTCCGGTCTCTGGAAAACTTAATTGATATTTATGAAAAATCCGTTGGGGGAAATACAACACTTCTTTTAAATATTCCACCGATGCCAAACGGACTGCTTCATGAGGAAGATGTAAACAGGCTGCAGGAGCTGGGTAAGGAAATACAAAAAAGATATGGGACTAACCTGGCAGAAGAAGCTGAAATTCTGGTCAAAGAAGAAAATGAATGGAATTCAGTGAAAAGCGTATATACGGATGATTATGAAACCTGTTACCATGGAAACGGTCCAAAGACAGAATTTAAGATTTCCTGGAATACGCCCCAAAAGATTTCAGCCGTTATTTTAAAAGAGAACATATTAAAAAGCCAGAGAATTGAGGCTTTTGAAATATTATCTATGAGGAATGGAAGCCCTGTCAGCATATTTAAGGGAACTACCGTCGGCTATAAAAAAATTGCCCGCTTTCCTCAGATAGAGTCGGATATACTGATTATACAAATTTTAGATTCAAGGATTGAACCCGTCCTTTCGTTTATTGGTATATATGAATAA
- the gnpA gene encoding 1,3-beta-galactosyl-N-acetylhexosamine phosphorylase, which translates to MEKKLTGRVTVPTDVDMIQETKEIAKRWGADALRDCDGTNMPDELKKMPVKIYSTYYTTRKDNEWANENPDEVQQVYLMTEFYTAMEEGELRIPLMKHLYKDQLKPNTLHDIKRWWEAVDRTTGEPLAASAWGYDENTQEVIISDPERYHDYTVSFLAFIIWDPVHMYNFITNDWQDVEHQITFDVRQPKTQGHVIEKLKLWMEENPDSNVVRFTTFFHQFTLVFNEYAKEKFVDWFGYSASVSPYILEQFEQEAGYPFRPEYIIDQGYHNNTNRVPSKEFRDFQEFQQREVSKLMKVLVDICHDCGKEAIMFLGDHWIGTEPFGEYFKNVGLDAVVGSVGNGTTLRLISDIPGVTYTEGRFLPYFFPDVFCEGGDPIKEAKVNWVTARRAILRKPVDRIGYGGYLKLALEFPDFIQYIEEVCDEFRLLYENVGGQSPYSHFKVGVLNSWGKIRSWGTHMVAHAIDYKQTYSYAGVLEALSGMPFDVEFLSFEDVIEDPDVLKKCKVVINVGDAYTAPSGGTYWTNPKVTSAVKAFVAQGGGLIGVGEPSACEYQGRYFTLANVLGVNKEVGFSMSTDKYNWEEHSHFITEESSEAIDFGEGKKNIYALSGAEILKKAGEDVQMAVNQFGDGRSVYISGIPYSFENSRMLYRAIFWAAGMELEMKKWYSSNYHVEVNYYPATGKYCIVNNTYEPQDTVIYDGNGQACSMQLKANDILWFSF; encoded by the coding sequence ATGGAAAAAAAACTTACCGGAAGAGTCACTGTTCCCACGGATGTGGATATGATTCAGGAGACAAAGGAGATTGCTAAACGATGGGGAGCCGATGCTCTGCGGGATTGTGACGGAACGAATATGCCGGATGAGCTTAAGAAAATGCCCGTTAAGATCTACTCCACCTATTATACCACCAGAAAGGACAACGAATGGGCAAATGAAAACCCGGATGAGGTCCAGCAGGTATATTTGATGACGGAGTTTTATACGGCAATGGAAGAGGGAGAGCTTCGCATCCCGCTAATGAAGCATCTGTATAAAGATCAGTTAAAGCCAAACACCCTACATGACATCAAACGCTGGTGGGAGGCAGTGGACCGTACAACAGGAGAGCCTTTAGCTGCAAGTGCATGGGGATATGATGAAAACACCCAGGAAGTCATAATTTCCGATCCGGAGAGGTATCACGATTATACGGTAAGTTTCCTGGCATTTATCATCTGGGATCCAGTTCATATGTATAATTTTATTACCAACGACTGGCAGGATGTGGAGCATCAGATCACCTTTGACGTGCGCCAGCCAAAGACCCAGGGCCATGTAATTGAAAAATTAAAACTCTGGATGGAGGAAAACCCGGACAGCAATGTAGTGCGTTTCACAACGTTTTTCCATCAGTTTACTCTTGTATTTAATGAATATGCAAAAGAAAAATTCGTTGACTGGTTTGGTTACAGTGCCAGTGTCAGTCCTTATATTTTAGAGCAGTTTGAACAAGAGGCGGGCTATCCCTTCCGTCCGGAATATATCATTGACCAGGGCTATCATAACAATACCAACCGGGTGCCCTCTAAAGAGTTCCGTGATTTTCAGGAGTTCCAGCAGAGAGAGGTATCAAAGCTCATGAAGGTTCTTGTGGATATCTGTCACGATTGCGGCAAGGAAGCCATAATGTTCTTAGGAGATCACTGGATCGGTACGGAACCATTTGGAGAGTACTTTAAAAACGTAGGACTGGATGCAGTCGTTGGAAGCGTTGGTAACGGCACCACCCTTCGCCTGATTTCCGATATTCCAGGAGTAACATATACAGAAGGCCGCTTTTTACCGTATTTCTTCCCGGATGTATTCTGTGAAGGCGGCGATCCGATCAAGGAGGCAAAGGTAAACTGGGTGACAGCAAGGCGGGCCATCTTAAGGAAACCCGTAGACCGGATCGGCTATGGCGGATACTTAAAGCTGGCATTGGAATTCCCTGATTTTATCCAGTATATAGAAGAGGTCTGCGATGAATTCCGCCTTCTTTATGAAAATGTGGGGGGACAAAGCCCGTACAGCCACTTTAAGGTGGGAGTGCTGAATTCCTGGGGTAAGATCCGTTCCTGGGGAACTCATATGGTAGCCCATGCCATTGATTATAAACAGACCTATTCCTATGCCGGAGTGCTGGAAGCCTTAAGCGGAATGCCCTTTGATGTGGAATTCTTAAGCTTTGAGGATGTGATCGAAGATCCGGATGTATTAAAGAAATGCAAGGTAGTCATCAATGTTGGCGATGCCTATACGGCTCCAAGCGGCGGAACCTATTGGACCAATCCTAAGGTTACCAGCGCTGTAAAGGCCTTTGTTGCCCAGGGCGGCGGATTGATCGGAGTGGGAGAGCCGTCTGCCTGTGAATATCAGGGCCGGTATTTTACCCTGGCAAATGTGCTGGGCGTAAATAAAGAAGTGGGCTTTTCTATGTCAACCGATAAATACAACTGGGAAGAACACAGCCATTTTATTACAGAGGAATCCTCCGAAGCCATTGATTTCGGGGAGGGGAAGAAGAACATCTATGCTCTTTCCGGTGCAGAGATCTTAAAAAAGGCTGGGGAAGATGTCCAGATGGCTGTTAACCAGTTCGGAGACGGAAGAAGCGTATATATCAGCGGAATCCCCTATTCCTTTGAGAATTCCAGGATGCTTTACCGGGCAATCTTCTGGGCTGCAGGCATGGAACTGGAGATGAAGAAATGGTACAGCAGCAACTATCATGTGGAAGTCAATTATTATCCGGCTACCGGCAAATATTGTATCGTGAACAATACGTATGAGCCTCAGGATACCGTGATTTATGACGGAAATGGCCAGGCTTGTTCCATGCAGTTAAAGGCAAATGATATTTTGTGGTTTTCATTTTAA